DNA from Coriobacteriaceae bacterium:
ATCGCCATTAAAATCGACGATATCGCTCAGGTCAATGCCCGCTTTGGCTTTGATGCGGGCGATCGCGTTTTGGCGGAGAGCGCCGCCTGCCTCATGGAATGCTCGCGCGGCAAGGGTCGCCTGTTCCGCTCGACGGGGCCGACATTCGTGGCGCTTTTCGACGACTTTGATCCCGAAGAGACCAACGCGATTGCAGACGAAATCGAACGGTTCCTGGGTTCTCCCGTGCTCATCGGCTCGCTTGAATATCAGCCGCCCATTCGCGTGGCCACGCTTCATCTGGACGCTGTCGATCGACAGCCCGTTTCCATTTTGAACGAGCTCAAAGCGCTGCTTAAAGAAGCGTCACAGGTACCGGGCACCAAGTTGGACTAGCGTTGTGGGGCGCGATGTGAAACACAAGCCGTTTCACATCGCGCCCCACGCCATCTACCCTCTCGTGCGATAATCCTCCGCAGAAGTCACCGACAGCAGAGGGAGTTTGTGATGAAGGTTCTTTTGGTCAATGGCAGCCCCAAGGCAAACGGCAACACCGCCCGCGCACTCACCGAGGTCGCAGAGCAACTTAATGCAGAAGGCATTGATACCGAGGTGTTTCAGCTGGGCGCCAAGCCCATTCGCGATTGCATCGGTTGCGGCCAGTGTGGCAAGCTTGGCGGTCGCTGCACCTTTGACGACGACGTGGTCAACGAGCTGATCGCTGCCGCCGAACAGGCCGACGGCTTTGTCTTTGGCTCGCCTGTCTACTACGCGCACCCCAGCGGCCGCATTCTCTCGGCACTCGATCGCGCATTCTATGCCGGTAGCAAAGCTTTTGCACACAAGCCGGGCGCTGCCGTCGCCGTCGCCCGTCGCGGCGGTACGTCGACGACCTTCGACGTGCTCAATAAGTACTTCACCATCAACCAGATGCCTGTGGTAGCGTCCACGTACTGGAACAACGTGTTTGGCTGCGTGCCCGGCGACGCCGACGGAGATGCCGAGGGTCTGGCCACCATGCGCAACATCGGCAAGAACATGGCCTGGCTCCTGCATTGTATCGAGGCAGGACAGGCCGCCGGCATCGAAGCCCCCGAAGCCGATCGCGAGCGCACCAACTTCATCAGGTAGAACGGCGGAACATACTATGAACGTGCAAATCTTCGGCACCAAAAAGTCGTTCGACACCAAGAAGGCCCAGCGCTATTTTAAGGAGCGCCGCATTAAGGTGCAGTTTATTGACCTTAAGGAAAAGGAGATGAGCAAAGGCGAGCTCACGAGCGTGATGCAGGCGGTCGGCGGCATCGACAAGCTGCTCAATCCCAAGGCTAAGGACGAGGAGACGCTCGCGCTCATCCAGCATCTCACCCCTAGCCAGCGCTTCGATAAACTGCTCGAGAATCAGCAGGTTCTAGCCGAGCCCATCGTGCGCAACGGCAAAAAGGCCACCGTCGGTTATTGCCCCGATGTATGGGGAGCCTGGGAGTAGCCTGTGTTATTTGCCGGCGCGTGGGTATAAGAGCAGGCGTTTGGCATAAGATTCAACTGTAAGCCATGTCTAACAAAGGAGGGCATATGCCCAACAAACCCGTGAAGATCATCATGCTTACCGGATACCTCGGTGCCGGCAAGACCACGCTGCTCAACCACATCCTCGCTAACGACGGCGGCATCCGCGCCGCCGTGATCGTCAACGATATCGGCGAGATCAACGTCGACGCCAGCCTTATCGCCGACGGCGGCCTTTCCGAGACCGACGACCTTATCCCGCTCACCAACGGCTGCATCTGCTGCACGCTTTCGGACGACCTTGCCAACCAGCTGCAGGGCATCGCCGATTCGGGCGACTTCGATTACATCATCATCGAGGCTTCGGGCATTTGTGAGCCTATCCCCATCGCCTACACCATCTCGAGCTTCTGCGACGAGGCCAAGGTGGGCGGCGAGCCCAAGCTCGCGCTCGACAACATCGTGGCCGTGGTCGACTGCGCCCGCATGTACGACGAGTTCAACGGCGGTCGTGACCTGCTGGCAGAGGATATCGACGAGGACGACATCGAAAGCCTGCTCATCCAGCAGATCGAGTTCTGTTCCACGCTGATCCTCAACAAGACCGATACCGTGAGCCCTGAGCAGATCGCCGAGCTCAAGGCCATCGTGCGCAGCCTGCAGAAGGACGCCGTGATCGTCGAGGCCCAAAACGGCGAGGTCCCCATGGAGGAACTGCTCGACACCGACCGCTTCGACTTTATGCGCGCCTACAACTCCGCCGCCTGGATCGAGGCCATGGAGCATCCCGAGGAGCACGACGACCCCGAGGTGCTCGAGTACGACATCGAGACCTTTGTGTACTCGCGCCGCAAGCCGTTTGACCTGCAGAAGTTCACCGATTTTGTTGAGCAGGAGTGGCCCGACGAGGTCATCCGCGTCAAGGGCCCGCTGTGGCAGGCCAGCAATCCGGACATGTGCTACATGTTTGAGCAGGCCGGCCACCAGATGCGCCTGATGGAGAACGGCTTGTTCGTTGACTCCGCGCCCGAGGGCGAGAAGCAGAAGATCATCGACGAGAACCCCGAGATCATGCAGATTTGGGACGACGAGACGGGCGACCGCATGACGAGCCTGTGCATCATCGGCCGTCACATGGACAAGGATGCGCTCATCGCCTCCCTCGATGCCTGCCTGACTGACTGGCACCGCGCCTAGGTTTATCTAAGCGGGCATTTTTCCGCTACGTAACCGCCAAACCACCACGAAGGTGCCTGTTCCCTTCGTGGTGGTTTTTCGTTCTGAGCCAAGGAGATTCATGTTCAACATTGTGCTGTATGCGCCCGAGATTCCGGCCAATACGGGCAATATCGGACGTACCTGCGTGGTCACCGGCGCCCGCCTACATCTGGTGGAGCCGCTGGGCTTTTCGCTCGATGACAAGACGGTACGTCGCGCCGGCCTGGGCTACTGGCAAAACTTGGACGTGGCGACCTATGCCGGCTGGGAGGATTTCCTTGCACGCAACGGCCTCTCCCCCGCCGATGGTCGCCTACATCTGCTGACCAAAAAGGCACGCCGCACCTATGCGCAGAGTACCTACCGCGATGGCGACTACTTGGTCTTTGGCAGCGAGAGCTCGGGCATTCCCGAGCCGCTGCTTGCCGCGGCGCCCGAGCGCTGCGAACACATCCCCATGTTGCGCGATTGCGATTCGCTTGACAACGCCGAGGTCTGGGAAGCCCACGAGGAATCGCTCGGACATACCGAGGACAGCCACGAAGCCATCCTTCAGCAGGATATCTGCGGCAACTTCGTCGACCCGGACGACTACCGCATCAGCGCACTCAACCTCTCCAACAGCGCCGCCATTGTCCTCTACGAGGCCCTGCGCCAGACAGGCTTTCCGGGAATGTGACAAAGGGGTTATCCCTTTGTCACATTCGGTTATAGGTAGCGACCGGTGATGCTTGCGGAGCAGGTTGCGATGTCGCCCGGCGTACCGGCGCAGACGATTTGCCCGCCGGCGTCGCCACCGCCCGGGCCCATGTCGATCACATAATCGGCGTTACGGATAAGGTCGAGATCGTGCTCGATCACGATAACCGTGGCGCCCTTGGCAACGAGGCCGTCAAACACACTCAGCAACACCTGAACATCGAGCGGATGAAGGCCGATCGTGGGCTCGTCGAACACGAATACGGCATCATCCTGCACGCGGCCCATCTCGCTCGCAAGCTTAAGACGCTGCGCCTCGCCGCCCGAAAGCGCCGGCGTGGGCTCACCGAGCGTGAGATAACCCAAGCCCAGGTCGTGCAAGGTCTGCAAGCGCGCCTGGACTTTTTTGAGTCCCAACGTGGCGTCGAGGGCCTCGTCCACACTCATGTCCATGAGCTGCGGCAACGTCAGCAAGCTCCCGTCCTTGCCCTCGCGATGGATACACAAAGCCGCGTCTGCATAACGCGAACCGCGACATGCCGGGCAGACGATTTCGACATCGGGTAAAAACTGCACGTCAAGCGATATCGAGCCCGTGCCATCGCACGTAGGGCAGCGCAAGGCGCCAGTGTTGTAGCTAAAGGCACCCGCCTTGTAGCCGGCTGCCTTGGCCTCGGGCGTACGGGCGAAGGCACGACGCAGCTCATCATGGATGTCGGCATAAGTCGCTACCGTCGAGCGCACGTTGGCACCGATGGGCGTGGCGTCAATCAGGTTGGCGCGGGCAATGCCTTCGGCATCGACCCAACGCACATGTTTTGGCAGACGCTCGCCGGCTGCCCGCGCCTTAAGCGCCGGGATGAGCGTCTCGAGCACCAACGTCGTCTTGCCCGAACCCGAAACGCCCGTCACCGCGACGAGACGGCCGCGCGGGATATCGACTTCGAGCGGCTTGACGGTATGGATGGCATCGGTTGCCATGCGGATATGTCCCTGGTCGAACATTTCCTCGTCAGTCACCTGTGGACGCAAGCGCTTGGACTCCGAGCGCAAAAACGGGGCGATGCGGCTGCCCTGCGATTGCTCGACCTCATCCACCGTACCCGCGGCAATCACATTACCGCCGCCTGCTCCGGCAACGGGGCCCATCTCGACCAGATAGTCGGCTTCCGCTAGTACGCGCGTATCGTGGTCGACAACAACCACGGTGTTGCCGTCATCCACCAGATCGCGCATCACGCCTACCAGGCCGTCGACATTAGCAGGATGCAAGCCAATCGAGGGCTCGTCCAGCACATAGAGCACGCCCGTCGATCGGTTGCGCACCACGCGGGCGAGTTGCACGCGCTGGCGCTCACCCGTGGAGAGCGTGGCGCCTGCGCGATCGAGCGAAAGGTAATCGAGACCCAGGTCGACCAGACGACGGGCCGTGCGCAAAAATGAATCGCAGATATCCGTCGCCATGGGCTGCATCTCGGCCGGCAAGGATGCGGGCACCCCGCGCACCCACTCAATCGCCTCGCCCAGCGTCATGGCAGCCGCCTGCGCCAGATTGATACCGCGCACCTGGGGCTGGCGCGCAGCCTCGGAGAGACGCGTGCCGCCACAGTCACGGCATGGCCCCTCGCGCAAAAAGCGCGCAACGCGTTTGAGGCCCTTGTCGTCCTTAACCTTGGCGAGCGCATTCTCGACGGTATAGACGGCGTTGTAATAGGTGAAATCGAGCGGCGTGGCGCCCTCGCCGTTTTTGGGAACGTAGAGAATATGCTTCTTAACCGCCGGGCCGTGAAACACGATGTCGCGCTCTTGAGGCGTAAGTTGGTTAAACGGCACGTCGGTACGCACGCCCATCTCGCCTGCCACTTGCTTCATCAGATCCCACATGAGCGTGCCCCAGGGAAGCACCGCGCCTCCGTTGATGGTCTTGGACTCGTCGGGCACCAGGCTCGCTTCGTCCACCTCGCGCATGACACCGGTACCGCCACAGGTGGGGCATGCACCGCCGCTATTGAAAGCCAAATCCTCGGCACTCGGCGCGTAGAACTCGCGGCCGCATGCAGGGCACGTGAGCGACAGGCCAGCGGCCACGTTAAGGCTCGGCTCCACACGCGCCCCGCAATGCGGGCACACATGATGGGCGCAACGGCTAAAGAGCAGACGCAGGCTATTGTTAAGCTCGGTCATGGTGCCAAAGGTGGAACGCACGCCCGGCACGCTAGGGCGCTGATGCAATGCGAGCGCCGCCGGCACGTGCAGTACCTCGTCCACCTGAGCGTGCTCGGCCTGCGTCAGGCGACGTCGAGTATAGGTGCTGAGCGCCTCCAGGTAACGACGCGAGCCCTCGGCATAAAGAACCCCCAGTGCCAGCGAGCTCTTGCCCGAACCCGACACGCCGGCAATACCCACGAGCTTTCCCAGCGGAATATCGATATCGATGTCCTTGAGGTTGTGTACACGTGCGCCACGTACCTCGATAGCCTGCGGGCTCATCTTCTGTTCCGTCACCTTTATCACCCTACTCATGTCATATAACTCGATCGCGAATGTACGCGCCCAGCATGGGCACGGTAAATCGGACGAGGCCGTATCCGGCAGCTTCGATGACGCGCTCGCGAATCAGGCTTGCGCGATATTTACTCGCCCAGCTCTGGGTACGCTCGCAGCGCTCAATGATATCCGCCATGCGCGTCGGTTTGCCCTCGTCAACCGCCATGGCCTCGATAAAGAGGCGTTGCGGACTGCGAAGCCCGTAATACAGGGGCGCGTCAACTGCTTCGTAGAACTCGGAGACGGCATCCGCATGGCCATCCTCGACATCGCGCCTTTCGATGACCTGCGAGCCACGCCGGACAGCAGACCGCCACATGTAATAGCCCACCAGCTGAACCATATAGGGATGCCCCATGCTCTTGTGTGCCGCAAGGTCCGCCGTCTCCACATCAACGCAAAGACCAGCACCTTTGACCGTCTGGACATATGAATCGCGCACCTTGGGCAAAGATATCGCCCCCAGCGTACGCTGCTGGGCACGCCGCAAAAACGTCACGCTCGGCTCTTCGAGCAGATCGTCAACCATACTGGGTAAGCCGGCGAACACCAGCGCAAGACCGCGCTGGTCGCTATCGGACAAGCCCGTGGCATCCTGGTCTCCGAGCACCTGCTGATAGAGAACGGCAAGAGCCGCTAGTTCCTCGATAGACGCAGATTGCGCCTCGTCAATCGCAAACAGTATGCCCTTGCCTGGACCGAGCTTCTTGAGGCGCTCGTTGACCAGCCCTCGCAACGTTTCGCCCTTTGCTCGCGCCGCCTCGACCGACATCCGGCCAAACGACGGACCGAATTCCATTGACGTCACAATGGGCTTATTCGAGCGAAGCGCGTCGGCCAAGCGGTCGCATAAGCCAAGCGAAGCGGAATCGGAGACAACCGCCCATCCGCGCTCATTGGCCAGACGTTGCAGCTCCCGCAGGAGAACCGTCTTGCCGCAGCCGCGGTTTCCCGTAATGAGCATGAGCCTGCCCGGCGCTCCGGCGCCGTTATCGAGCCCTTCCTCGAAATCTTCGGTGACTGACTCGCGACCAATGAGCATCGGAGGCCGCTTGCCAGCCGTGGGCTTAAAGGGATTTGGATTCATGTCGGCCTCCTCGGATTGGCAAACCCTGGCAATAGTTATACTAACTTATACCGAGTTATACCAATAGCATATGACAAAGGAGCTGTCCCTTTGTCATATGTGGCCGAAAAACTCGACGTCTGCTGCTCGCCAGGGACGGAAGGTGGCGGGATCGATCTTTACGTGCGCCGCGGCAGGCACGTCGCACCATTTGACCGTGTAACCGGCGCCGTGAGAGCAAAAGACCGAATCGGGCGTGTTGGGCAGATCGGCCTCGGGCTCATAGGCAGCCGTCTCGATTACGCGCTCGGCATCATGGCAAGCCGCATAGCCGGCGAACTCTAGGTACAGATGTCCGCGACCGCTCGTGTAGGCAGCCACCTCCAGCGCGTAATCCTGCACCTCGGATGCCGGTACGCGACCCACAAGCTTCGCCCGGTCGCCCGCCATCGTCGGCGGCTCGTACTCGGCACCCATGCGCATGGCATCCGAGAGCGCCCGGCCCACGCACTCCCCCGGCACCTCGAGCTCAAAGCAGTACCACGGCTCCAACAGCACCGCCGCGCCGGCCTCACGCGCCTGCATCAAACCCTGGCGAATCGCGCGGTACGTGGCCTGGCGAAAATCGCCGCCCTCGGTGTGTTTGGCATGCGCACGGCCGCCCGTGAGCGTAATGCGCACATCGGTGATGGGCGAGCCGGTCAGCGCGCCCAGGTGATCGCGCTCCATGGCGTTGGTGAGCGCCAGACGCTGCCAGTTAAGATCGAGCTCGTCGGTCGAGGTCACGGTGCCAAACTGCACGCCCGAACCCGCTGGCAACGGCTCCAGGCGCAGATGCACCTCGGCATAGTGGCGCAGCGGCTCAAAGTGGCCCACGCCCTCGACCGGCTGCGAAATAGTCTCCTTATAGAGAATGCCGCCAGACTCAAACGCAACCGAAAGGCCAAAGCGATCGGCCAATACCCGCTGCACGACCTCGAGTTGCACCGCTCCCATGAGCTGCAGATGTATTTGTTCAAGATGCGTATTCCAGCTTACGCCGAGCATGGGATCTTCGTCGGCAAGCTCGGCCAGCGCTTTGAACACCGCATGGACATCGTGTTCGCCTGGAAGCACCGTATAGGTGAGGACCGGCGCAATGACAGGTGCATCGCCCGCGGGCTCCGCGCCCAGGGCGTCCCCCGGGCGAACGTGCGCAAGGCCCGTCACGGCACAAATACCGCCAGCAGCAACTTCTTGGGCAAGCTTATACTTCTCGCCGTTATAGATGCGTACCTGATCGACCTTCTGCTCCCATGCCTCGGCACCGGAACGTCCGCCAATCATCTGCTTGGCATGCAGTGTGCCGCCGGTTACTTTAACCCATGCCAAGCGCTCGCCGCGATCCCCGAGGCTCACGCGGTAGACGCGCGCGGCAAACTCCGGGTGCCATGCCTGTTCGCGCATCAGCGCGCATATACCATCCAGCAGCTCGTCCACGCCTTGGTCCTTGAGCGCCGAGCCGGCAAAGCAGGGAAAGAGCTTACGCTCGGCAACCATGCGCGACAGCGTCGCGACGGAAAGCCCGCCCGCCTCAAGAAACTCCTCGAGCGCTTCTTCGTCTAACGCGGCAGCGTCCTCCTGAACGGCCCCGCCCGCCAGCAGCTCGCCGGCATCCAGACAGCCTTCGGAAAGACGCTGCCCAAGCTGGGCCAGCAACGCATCGCGACCAGGGTTCTCAAGATCGATCTTGTTGATAAAAATGAACGTAGGTATGTCATAGCGCGCAAGCAGGCGCCACAGGGTTTCGGTATGCCCCTGCACGCCGTCGTTGGCGCCCACAACCAAAATCGCGTAGTCGAGTGCGCGCAGCGTGCGCTCCGCCTCGGCAGAAAAATCGACATGTCCCGGCGCATCCACGAGCATGACGTGAGTATCGCCATGGTCGAGCACAGCCTGCGACGAGAAGATCGTAATACCGCGCTCGCGCTCAATCTCGTTCGTATCCAGATGCGAATCGCCATTGTCCACGCGGCCGCGCTTGCGAATGCGGCCCGCGTTGAATAGCATGGCCTCGGCCAACGTGGTCTTGCCGGCATCGACATGCGCCAAGATTCCAACGACCGCTTGCTTCGACATGGCTCTCCTCTTATTGCAAGCCCATCGCACGCGGCAACGGGCGTCCTCATTCCACACTGGATGATACAATTTACGGGCCGGCGGGCGAAGCGGGCCCTATCCCCCGACCGAGCTCATCGCCCTGCGTTGCCGCGCGGCGATTTTCGTAGGTTCGCGCCTTGCGAAAGCCGGCTTGCAAAACAGTCAGCGAACGAAAATGGCCCCACCCGGGGCCATTTTCGTTCGTGCAAATTGTTGACACGCGTCCCCGCTCTTATGCCTCACGCAGCCAGTCAAACGCCACGCGCGGGGTGCCGTCGGACACATACACGATGCCGGCGCGCTCAAACCCCGCCTTAATACTCGCACCCTGCATGGGCAGGTTATCCTGATGCGTGTCGATACGCAGGTGATCGGCACGCTCTTTGGCAAAGGCAAACATCGCGGCCGCGATACCGTGCGCGGTGCCGTCGGACGCCACACGGTGCAGCACGGCGTACGGAGTGTCGCTGCGCCATTGCCCGTCCTCAATTACGTCATAGCACTCGTCCGGGCCCGGTAAAAAGGCAAACGTCGCCACCACGCGGCCGTCGACTTCACACACATAGCTGCCACCGGCGGCGATATCGGCAGCCAGCTGCTCGGCAGAAGGCGTGCCCTCGGGCCACTGCGTGGCGTTGCCATGCGCGCGCATAAAGGCGCGGGCCGTGTCATAGATAGCCATGACGGCGGGAATGTCGGTATCGAGGGTTTTTCTGATCATCACGCGGCGACCTCACGTTTATTGGTATCACTTTGATTGGGCAATGATACCAGCGTTTGGAGAGAGGCACGAAGCAGATGGGGAGCAAAAAGCGAGCCGCTTGGTCAAAAGCCAAAAGCGAGTTTTTGGGCGCTGCCACGGGCGGCGATATGAGCGACCTGTTTGCGCGCGAAGACGAGCGCCGCGACGCCCTGAACGCCGAGCGCGACGAGGCCTGGCGCTACAAATCGTGCGAACGCAAAAACCGTTACGACACGCGCGCCGAGGCCGAGGCAGTTATGGCCGACTGCGAAAGCCGCGGGCGGCGCGGTTTGGCCTGCTACAAATGCGAATACTGCGGCGGCTGGCACCTGACATCGCACCCTTGGAAATAGGCACCGCATCGGCACGGCACCGACGGAGCGCCAACCATCGCACGCAAGCTACGGGCGCGGCGGCACCAAGACATCGTAACGAACGGCCTTGCCCGCAAGTTGATAGCTCGGCTTAACACCGGCAAGCAGTGGCCCCTTCACCGGCCGCTTGATAACCAACTTGCGCGGGTGCACCGCAAGCGCAGCCTCAACCAGCGTCTCCTCATCGGCGCACGGCTGCTCCAGATGGTGCAAGAGTTGGAATTTCTTTTTAACCGCCGCGCTCTTGGTGCGTCCGGGAAACATGGGGTCCAGATACACCACGTCGGGAGCGGTGAGCTCGCCCCGCCCGATCAGCTCAGCTGTATGGTAAAGGCCGGCAATGCTGTCCTCGCCCGCATGTAAGCGCATGCGCGCCACGGCTGTCGCAAGCGCCGGATCATCTGCCGCGCGATCCAAAGCATCCTTGAGGAGCGCCGCGATCACGCAATCCTGCTCATACAGATCGACGGTAAAGCCCGCGGCCGCCAGCAGCAGCGAATCCTCGCCAAAGCCTGCCGTGGCGTCAATCGCCCATGGGCTCTCGATGCCTTTTGCGCGCGCAGCCTTTACCAGCAGTTCTTGCTGCAGACGGCCCTGCTTGAGCCGTGGAAGCATGCGGCCAAAATCGGCACGCAGCTCCATCGTGCCGTCGGTGAGTGTGAGGCCCTCGGACTTCCCGATCAGCTCAAGCCCCGCGGACCGAGCAACAGAAAAGGGATCGACGACGCCCATGGGTACTCCTTAGCAAGCAAAACGAATACGTGAGCGCCGTTTGTGTCGGCACCCAACCGTCCGCTATTGTCCCACATGCGACATGGCCCACAGCATCGCAATACAAAGCACCGCCATCAATCCCGTGCACACAGTAGCGATCACGGAATCACTCATGCGCCTTCCCAACGACCGCGCCTCACGTACCTGCTCTGCTCCGTACATCATGGTTCCTCCTTCGGTCTAGCTCTTACCATGGCCCCATCATCGCAGCGCCGCGCATACGCTGCCATCGATTTGGCTTACGCCCAGCTTTCCTTTTTGAAAGGTTGGACCGCACAGGCAAGAGACGCTTTCAAACGCATGCATCGCCCCGTTGAACTACAATGTGCTTCACCATATGTGCAGTACATTGGGTGCGCCAAGTTGGCGTACTCGTATCGAAAGGACCAGCCATGAGCTTCACTCGCAAGACTCTCAAAATCCTTGCTCTCATCTACTTTGTTTTGGGCATCGCCAGCCTCGTCACCGCCGGCGTCGGTATCGCCACGGGCGGTCTCGATTCCACGTACGGTTCGTACGCCACGCTCGCAGCGGTCGTGCTTATCGCCAAGGGTCTCGTCGACCTTGCTGCAGGCGTCGCCGGTGTCAAGGGCGCCAACAAGCCTTCGCAGGTGGACGGCGCGTTTAAGCTCGGTATTGTTGCCGCGGTCGCCACGCTTGCCCAAGCGGTGCTCACGCTTCCCGCGTTTGGCGGCGACGCCATCAACTTTGGCGCCTTTGTCATCGTGGTGTACGACCTGTTCTTTGTCCAGCAGGCACACGCCGTTAAGGCCGAGAACAAGGACCGCCTGTAAGCGCTCGCTTCTCATAACCTCTGCAGCCAAGCAACTAAAAAGGGCCGATCGCGCATCTCCGCGGTCGGCCCTTTACGTTTGCCCAGATAAAACCTACCAAAATAAACCTGTCCCTTTTTGGCAGGTTGTTAGCTGTGGCGGTACTCGGCGATGATGAAGTCGATGTCGGTTTGAAGGGTATCCAAATTTGCCAGGCGCTCTTTGTCGGCAGGGCGTGTGCGATAGTAGTACGGCGTCATCTGGAACACCGCCTCGATATCGGCCTGGGTCTGAAGCGTAATATTCGCAGATACCCGCTGCGTTCCGACTAACTCGAGCTCGGTGGTCTTCGGCAGCTTCTCATCGTTAAGGTACGGCGTGTCGTAGAGCACCTCCTTGAGCCCAAACAGATGACGGGCACCCGGCACCACGGTGTAGAGCGAACCCTCCGGCGCCAGCACGCGGGCAAACTCGCGCTCGTTAAAGGGAGCGAAGAGCTCGGTCACCATATCGAAGGCGCCATCGGCCACAGGGATGTCCTTCATGTTGGCCACGAAGTAGGTCGCATCGCCGCGCTTGGCCGCCAAGCGCACCATCTCTTTGCCCAGGTCGAAACCGTAAGCATCCACGCCCGGCACCGCGCCCATGGCGCTGGTGTAGTAGCCCTCGCCACAGCAAATATCGAGCAGCGTCATGGGGCCGTTCACAGACGCGGCGCGCCCAGACACCTGCTTGCGCGCCAACTCAACCATCGCATCGCGCAACGGCGCATAGTAACCGCAATTCAGAAAGTCACGGCGGCTGCGTGCCTGCGACTTGGGATCGCCCATAGAGTCGCCGCTCTTGGACGAGCGCAGTAGATATAGATAGCCCTCGCGCGCACGGTCAAACCGGTGTCCACCCGCGCACACAGCACCGCGCTCGTCGTCCACCAACGGCTCAT
Protein-coding regions in this window:
- a CDS encoding methyltransferase domain-containing protein, translating into MLLCPVCHEPLVDDERGAVCAGGHRFDRAREGYLYLLRSSKSGDSMGDPKSQARSRRDFLNCGYYAPLRDAMVELARKQVSGRAASVNGPMTLLDICCGEGYYTSAMGAVPGVDAYGFDLGKEMVRLAAKRGDATYFVANMKDIPVADGAFDMVTELFAPFNEREFARVLAPEGSLYTVVPGARHLFGLKEVLYDTPYLNDEKLPKTTELELVGTQRVSANITLQTQADIEAVFQMTPYYYRTRPADKERLANLDTLQTDIDFIIAEYRHS
- a CDS encoding class I SAM-dependent methyltransferase → MGVVDPFSVARSAGLELIGKSEGLTLTDGTMELRADFGRMLPRLKQGRLQQELLVKAARAKGIESPWAIDATAGFGEDSLLLAAAGFTVDLYEQDCVIAALLKDALDRAADDPALATAVARMRLHAGEDSIAGLYHTAELIGRGELTAPDVVYLDPMFPGRTKSAAVKKKFQLLHHLEQPCADEETLVEAALAVHPRKLVIKRPVKGPLLAGVKPSYQLAGKAVRYDVLVPPRP
- a CDS encoding N-acetyltransferase, translating into MIRKTLDTDIPAVMAIYDTARAFMRAHGNATQWPEGTPSAEQLAADIAAGGSYVCEVDGRVVATFAFLPGPDECYDVIEDGQWRSDTPYAVLHRVASDGTAHGIAAAMFAFAKERADHLRIDTHQDNLPMQGASIKAGFERAGIVYVSDGTPRVAFDWLREA